One window of Rubrivirga sp. SAORIC476 genomic DNA carries:
- a CDS encoding DNA topoisomerase IB has translation MTDLPDTLRYVDDARPGITRTRRGTGFSYRQPNGERVSDAVRARIEALVLPPAWEDVWICPTANGHLQATGRDARGRKQYRYHADWTAHRNRVKFGRMVGFGEMLPGLRARVEADLGTSGLGRERVLALCVRLLDETLIRVGNAAYATENGSYGLTTIRDKHVAFDGAEVRFSFVGKSGKEQELSVRDRRLARLVKACRDIPGYELFQFYDERGDKQDVESGHVNGYLQETTGEDYTAKDFRTWGGTVAAAEALAALDEVEDADACIVQAVKDTASVLGNTPAVCRQYYIHPDVLDAFREGDLRDRVRRRNAGNTPAGLRPPEAAVLDLLRERS, from the coding sequence ATGACCGACCTGCCCGACACCCTCCGCTACGTCGACGACGCCCGCCCCGGCATCACGCGCACGCGGCGCGGGACGGGGTTCTCGTACCGGCAGCCGAACGGAGAACGGGTGTCGGACGCCGTCCGCGCCCGCATCGAGGCGCTGGTGCTCCCCCCGGCCTGGGAGGACGTCTGGATCTGCCCGACTGCCAACGGGCACCTCCAGGCGACAGGCCGCGACGCGCGGGGCCGCAAGCAGTACCGCTACCACGCTGACTGGACGGCCCACCGCAACCGAGTCAAGTTCGGCCGGATGGTCGGCTTCGGGGAGATGCTGCCGGGCCTCCGCGCCCGCGTCGAGGCGGACCTGGGCACATCCGGCCTCGGCCGCGAACGCGTGCTCGCGCTGTGCGTCCGCCTGCTGGACGAGACGCTGATCCGCGTCGGCAACGCCGCGTACGCGACCGAGAACGGCTCCTACGGGCTCACGACGATCCGCGACAAGCACGTCGCCTTCGACGGGGCCGAGGTCCGGTTCTCGTTCGTCGGCAAGAGCGGCAAGGAGCAGGAGCTGTCGGTCCGCGACCGGCGGCTGGCGCGGCTGGTCAAGGCCTGCCGCGACATCCCCGGCTACGAGCTGTTCCAGTTCTACGACGAGCGCGGCGACAAGCAGGACGTGGAGAGCGGCCACGTCAACGGCTACCTCCAGGAGACCACCGGGGAGGACTACACGGCGAAGGACTTCCGGACGTGGGGCGGCACCGTCGCCGCGGCCGAGGCGCTCGCGGCGCTCGACGAGGTCGAGGACGCCGACGCGTGCATCGTGCAGGCGGTCAAGGACACCGCCTCGGTGCTGGGCAACACGCCGGCCGTCTGTCGCCAGTACTACATCCACCCGGACGTGCTGGACGCCTTCCGTGAGGGCGACCTCCGCGACCGCGTCCGGCGGCGCAACGCGGGCAACACGCCCGCGGGCCTGCGCCCACCCGAGGCCGCCGTGCTGGACCTGCTCCGCGAGCGGAGCTGA
- the dxs gene encoding 1-deoxy-D-xylulose-5-phosphate synthase, protein MPPVAPTLTPGPLLASIDSPADLRALPAERLPQLCDELREYIVDIVSVHGGHFGASLGVVELTVALHWAYATPEDQLVWDVGHQAYGHKILTGRRDVFPTNRTYGGLSGFPKRDESEYDTFGVGHASTSISAALGMATASKLTGNDRKVVAVIGDGSMTGGLAFEGLNNAGASDADLLVVLNDNRISIDPNVGALHEYLAKVSSSGSWNALKGEVWELFDKMKGLGGGHLQRLASRVEDGLKAVLTPGMLFEALGFRYIGPVDGHDVVSLATQLKKLRGLPGPILLHTLTVKGKGFAPAEADQVKWHAQSSPFDKLTGKSLAAPTAAGTKPPKWQDVFGDAVIELAEADERVVGVTAAMPSGTSLGKMMAQMPDRAFDVGIAEMHAVVFAAGLATQGMRPFAAIYSTFMQRAYDGVVHDVALQNLPVVFCMDRAGVAGADGPTHHGALDVAYMRAVQGLVCAAPLHEQDLRDLLYTALQYDGPFAVRYPRGAATGMPLREGFEPIEIGTGRKVRDGTDVAFVTYGAIGQYAIEACDRLAAEGVDAAHYDLRFVKPLDAALLTEVFGRHSRVITVEDGVRDGGAGSAVLEWASDAGVLDATQVVRLGLPDRFVEHGTQRQLHDEVGIGPDGLVRAARALVGAEAEAA, encoded by the coding sequence ATGCCCCCGGTCGCCCCGACCCTCACACCCGGCCCCCTGCTGGCCTCCATCGACTCGCCCGCCGACCTGCGGGCCCTCCCTGCCGAGCGCCTGCCGCAGCTCTGCGACGAACTCCGGGAGTACATCGTGGACATCGTGTCGGTGCACGGCGGCCACTTCGGGGCCTCGCTGGGGGTCGTCGAGTTGACGGTGGCGTTGCACTGGGCCTACGCCACGCCCGAGGACCAGCTCGTGTGGGACGTGGGGCACCAGGCGTACGGCCACAAGATCCTGACCGGCCGCCGGGATGTGTTTCCGACGAACCGGACGTACGGCGGGCTGTCAGGCTTCCCGAAGCGCGACGAGTCGGAGTACGACACGTTCGGCGTGGGGCACGCGAGCACGTCGATCTCGGCCGCCCTCGGCATGGCGACGGCCAGCAAGCTGACCGGCAACGACCGCAAGGTGGTCGCGGTGATCGGCGACGGCTCGATGACGGGCGGGCTCGCCTTCGAGGGCCTCAACAACGCCGGGGCGAGCGACGCGGACCTGCTGGTGGTCCTCAACGACAACCGGATCTCGATCGACCCCAACGTCGGCGCGCTGCACGAGTACCTCGCCAAGGTCTCGTCGTCGGGCTCGTGGAACGCGCTCAAGGGCGAGGTCTGGGAGCTGTTCGACAAGATGAAGGGCCTCGGCGGCGGCCACCTCCAGCGGCTCGCGTCGCGCGTCGAGGACGGCCTGAAAGCGGTCCTCACGCCCGGCATGTTGTTCGAGGCGCTCGGCTTCCGCTACATCGGGCCGGTCGACGGGCACGACGTGGTCTCCCTGGCGACGCAGCTCAAGAAGCTGCGCGGCCTGCCGGGCCCGATCCTCCTGCACACCCTCACGGTCAAGGGCAAGGGCTTCGCGCCCGCCGAGGCGGACCAGGTCAAGTGGCACGCCCAGTCGAGCCCCTTCGACAAGTTGACCGGCAAGAGCCTCGCCGCGCCGACCGCCGCGGGCACCAAGCCGCCCAAGTGGCAGGACGTGTTCGGCGATGCCGTGATCGAGCTGGCCGAGGCCGACGAGCGCGTGGTGGGCGTGACCGCGGCGATGCCGTCGGGCACGAGCCTGGGCAAGATGATGGCGCAGATGCCCGACCGCGCCTTCGACGTGGGCATCGCGGAGATGCACGCGGTCGTGTTCGCGGCCGGCCTCGCGACGCAGGGCATGCGCCCATTCGCGGCCATCTACTCGACCTTCATGCAGCGCGCCTACGACGGCGTCGTGCACGACGTGGCGCTCCAGAACCTGCCCGTCGTGTTCTGCATGGACCGCGCCGGCGTCGCCGGGGCCGACGGCCCGACGCACCACGGCGCGCTCGACGTGGCCTACATGCGGGCGGTCCAGGGCCTCGTCTGCGCGGCGCCGCTGCACGAGCAGGACCTCCGCGACCTGCTCTACACGGCGCTCCAGTACGACGGCCCGTTCGCGGTCCGCTACCCGCGCGGGGCCGCCACCGGCATGCCGCTGCGCGAGGGCTTCGAGCCCATCGAGATCGGGACCGGGCGCAAGGTCCGCGACGGCACCGACGTGGCCTTCGTGACGTACGGCGCCATCGGCCAGTACGCCATCGAGGCCTGCGACCGCCTGGCGGCCGAGGGCGTCGACGCGGCGCACTACGACCTGCGGTTCGTCAAGCCGCTCGACGCGGCGCTGCTGACGGAGGTCTTCGGGCGCCACAGCCGCGTGATCACGGTCGAGGACGGCGTCCGCGACGGCGGCGCGGGCTCGGCGGTGCTGGAGTGGGCGTCCGACGCAGGCGTGCTGGACGCCACCCAGGTGGTCCGCCTCGGGCTGCCGGACCGGTTCGTGGAGCACGGCACCCAGCGGCAGCTCCACGACGAGGTGGGCATCGGGCCGGATGGGCTCGTGCGGGCCGCCCGCGCGCTGGTCGGCGCCGAGGCCGAGGCGGCGTAG
- a CDS encoding endonuclease/exonuclease/phosphatase family protein, whose amino-acid sequence MRRLSLALCGLALLALSTGCDSSGTTGTVRVMSQNLYLGADLFLVANEQDPNMIPVRVAQLYGSVQASDPAARMAAVAAEIARVNPDLVGLQEVTTYYVQSPGDNLPGAANTTATTVTFDFLQLLLDALADEGVSYTVAARADNADVEFPATTDGMTFFDVRYRDADVILARSDVQTSGAVNQEFQTVLTIPVGGVDQTFTRSYQSVNATVDGFPLTFFNTHLEVGGPAEPIQRIQAAELATEVRDTGGSVILVGDINSDGNTGGTSYQDLTVLLRDAFPVGSAATCCQAADLGNATSQLQTRIDVVLSRGFDTTVAGEVVLDTPADRVGGVWPSDHAGVWAELEGVVN is encoded by the coding sequence ATGCGCCGACTCTCCCTGGCCCTGTGCGGCCTCGCCCTCCTCGCTCTCTCCACCGGCTGCGATTCCAGTGGCACCACCGGCACGGTCCGCGTGATGAGCCAGAACCTGTACCTCGGGGCCGACCTGTTCCTGGTCGCCAATGAGCAGGACCCCAACATGATCCCGGTGCGCGTGGCGCAGCTCTACGGGAGCGTCCAGGCGTCCGACCCGGCGGCGCGGATGGCGGCGGTGGCGGCCGAGATCGCCCGCGTCAACCCGGACCTCGTCGGGCTCCAGGAGGTCACGACGTACTACGTGCAGTCGCCGGGCGACAACCTGCCGGGCGCCGCCAACACGACCGCGACGACGGTCACCTTCGACTTCCTCCAGTTGCTGCTGGATGCGCTCGCCGACGAGGGCGTCTCGTACACGGTCGCCGCGCGGGCGGACAACGCCGACGTCGAGTTCCCGGCTACCACCGACGGCATGACGTTCTTCGACGTCCGCTACCGTGACGCCGACGTGATCCTGGCCCGGTCGGACGTGCAGACCTCCGGAGCCGTCAACCAGGAGTTCCAGACAGTCCTGACCATCCCCGTCGGGGGCGTCGACCAGACGTTCACCCGGTCCTACCAGTCGGTCAATGCCACCGTGGACGGCTTTCCGCTGACGTTCTTCAACACGCACCTGGAGGTCGGCGGGCCTGCCGAGCCCATCCAGCGGATCCAGGCGGCCGAGCTGGCCACGGAGGTCCGCGACACGGGCGGCTCGGTGATCCTGGTGGGCGACATCAACTCGGACGGCAACACCGGCGGGACGAGCTACCAGGATCTGACGGTCCTCCTGCGGGACGCCTTCCCGGTCGGCTCCGCGGCGACGTGCTGCCAGGCCGCGGACCTCGGCAACGCCACCTCCCAGCTCCAGACCCGCATCGACGTGGTGCTCTCGCGCGGCTTCGACACGACGGTCGCGGGCGAGGTGGTGCTGGACACCCCGGCCGACCGTGTCGGCGGGGTCTGGCCGAGCGACCACGCGGGCGTCTGGGCCGAGCTGGAGGGCGTCGTCAATTAG
- the cysS gene encoding cysteine--tRNA ligase, whose translation MPESPPFRLTNTLAREVQTVTPVAYTPDGRPLLRFYSCGPTVYSYAHIGNFRTFLTADLVVRTAEALGWAVRYVSNVTDVGHLTEDDVADGAGEDKMAKALASKDGEAFETVWDLARHYTEALKRDWDLLNLIEPDIRPRATEHVREQILAVEALMASGHAYETADGVYFHVPSFPDYGKLSGNTDAEGLVEGTREVVRDDGKRDPRDFALWKKDAGHLMQWYSPFVEGEAGGWGFPGWHLECSVMAQKYLGETIDLHGGGEDLRFPHHECEIAQAEALTGQPFSRYWMHTRFLQVEGEKMSKSKGNFLTVRDLTAAPEDGGREDWAAPLDPLALRLALISGHYAKPFNLTRKTLADAAKNLQRYRDAVEAARLGTEADRPGDDGLSADLDAAYADALAAMADDLNTPIALAAGLRGAAAILKAHREAPLSGASARAADAYLDRIDALLGIVHAQVPADAAEAADDLAAQVEPLVVQRTAARAAKDWARADAIRDELAALGVEVVDTPAGPEWRRTH comes from the coding sequence ATGCCCGAGTCCCCGCCGTTCCGCCTCACCAACACGCTGGCCCGCGAGGTCCAGACCGTCACACCCGTCGCCTACACCCCGGACGGGCGGCCGCTGCTCCGCTTCTACAGCTGCGGCCCGACGGTCTACAGCTACGCCCACATCGGCAACTTCCGGACGTTCCTCACGGCCGACCTCGTCGTGCGCACGGCCGAGGCGCTGGGCTGGGCGGTCCGCTACGTGTCCAACGTGACCGACGTGGGGCACCTCACCGAGGACGACGTGGCCGACGGCGCGGGCGAGGACAAGATGGCGAAGGCCCTCGCGTCGAAGGACGGCGAGGCGTTCGAAACCGTCTGGGACCTCGCGCGCCACTACACCGAGGCGCTCAAGCGCGACTGGGACCTGCTCAACCTGATCGAGCCCGACATCCGGCCGCGCGCCACCGAGCACGTCCGCGAGCAGATCCTGGCCGTCGAGGCGCTCATGGCGTCCGGCCACGCCTACGAGACGGCCGACGGCGTGTACTTCCACGTCCCCAGCTTCCCGGACTACGGCAAGCTCTCCGGCAACACCGACGCCGAGGGGCTGGTGGAGGGCACGCGCGAGGTCGTCCGCGACGACGGCAAGCGCGACCCGCGCGACTTCGCGCTCTGGAAGAAGGACGCCGGGCACCTCATGCAGTGGTACTCGCCGTTCGTCGAGGGCGAGGCGGGCGGCTGGGGCTTCCCCGGCTGGCACCTCGAGTGCTCGGTGATGGCGCAGAAGTACCTCGGCGAGACCATCGACCTGCACGGCGGCGGCGAGGACCTCCGCTTCCCGCACCACGAGTGCGAGATCGCGCAGGCCGAGGCACTCACCGGCCAGCCCTTCTCGCGCTACTGGATGCACACCCGCTTCCTCCAGGTCGAGGGCGAGAAGATGTCCAAGTCGAAGGGCAACTTCCTGACCGTCCGCGACCTGACGGCCGCCCCAGAGGACGGCGGCCGGGAGGACTGGGCCGCGCCGCTCGACCCGCTCGCGCTCCGGCTGGCGCTCATCTCGGGCCACTACGCGAAGCCCTTCAACCTGACCCGCAAGACGCTCGCCGACGCCGCCAAGAACCTCCAGCGCTACCGCGACGCCGTCGAGGCGGCCCGCCTCGGCACCGAGGCCGACCGACCCGGCGACGATGGCCTCTCGGCCGACCTCGACGCGGCCTACGCCGACGCGCTCGCGGCCATGGCCGACGACCTCAACACGCCCATCGCGCTCGCGGCCGGGCTCCGGGGTGCGGCCGCCATCCTCAAGGCCCACCGCGAGGCGCCGCTCTCCGGCGCCTCGGCCCGCGCCGCCGACGCCTACCTCGACCGGATCGACGCCCTCCTCGGCATCGTCCACGCCCAGGTCCCCGCCGACGCCGCCGAGGCGGCGGATGACCTCGCGGCACAGGTCGAGCCGCTCGTCGTCCAGCGCACCGCCGCCCGCGCGGCCAAGGACTGGGCCCGCGCCGACGCCATCCGCGACGAACTGGCCGCCCTCGGCGTCGAGGTCGTGGACACGCCCGCCGGGCCGGAGTGGCGGCGGACACACTGA